In Cryptococcus deuterogattii R265 chromosome 4, complete sequence, a genomic segment contains:
- a CDS encoding pescadillo, producing the protein MAKIKKRGESGAAKNYVTRNQALKKLQISLSDFRRLCILKGIYPREPLNKKRANKGSSAPASFYYHKDIQYLLHEPLLVKFREHKAFAKKLARAIGRQEWGLAKNLEDAKPVARLDHLVKERYPTFTLALQDLQDPLNLVHLFSTLPTNPIPGKTLVPSEVIAECNRLISEWKLWAIRTHSLRKMFLGIKGVYYECEVPGQGGEPVRVRWLEGFEFQQHVPHDVDFRILLTFLDLYRTMVGFVLFKLYTDENLVYPPPLDVELDEQGESVGAFRLVERKAAEGADGKTQVSKKAVRKAIKGIKAAGDDADVDMDEEAEEANEEEDEEFVERPSKAQEVDDVASAPLTTYNSLLATSSTPARQNLLFSPYTFYLSRETSSRTWEFVVRAMGGKVITSLTAPTPADAPNADSITHVIIDRPITAERMREMEAGRKWVWIQPQWVADCVNKQKIISSEGYGPGQLLPPHLSPWDGEGELYRPWLEEQGEKAAEGEEGEDEEEAAEQNEDESEDEEEEGTEEVAAEYPPALLAAAQNPSDASLLHAAELEAETNGVSHSAFRAQLKEATKVHAKKVPVSQKEKKGEEDLRKIMMSNKKAKLYEKMQYSNRERAAEKEKLEKKRRAIEKRKAKEAKA; encoded by the exons CAGGCCTTAAAAAAGTTGCAGATTTCTCTCTCCGACTTTAGGCGTCTCTGTATTTTGAAGG GTATCTATCCCCGTGAGCCTCTCAACAAGAAGCGCGCCAACAAGGGCTCTTCGGCTCCTGCTTCATTCTACTATCACAAGGACATCCAGTATCTTCTCCACGAGCCTCTGCTTGTCAAGTTCCGAGAGCACAAGGCATTTGCCAAAAAGCTTGCTAGGGCCATCGGAAGACAAGAATGGGGGTTGGCGAAGAACTTGGAAGATGCTAAGCCAGTGGCGAGATTGGATCATCTTGTCAAGGAGAG ATATCCCACATTCACTCTTGCACTTCAAGATCTTCAGGATCCTCTCAATCTTGTCCACCTTTTCTCCACCCTTCCCACCAACCCTATCCCCGGAAAGACTCTCGTTCCTTCTGAAGTCATTGCCGAGTGCAACCGTCTTATTTCCGAATGGAAGCTCTGGGCCATCAGGACTCACTCTCTTCGAAAGATGTTCCTCGGTATCAAGGGCGTCTACTATGAGTGTGAGGTCCCCGGTCAGGGTGGTGAGCCCGTCAGGGTGAGGTGGCTTGAAGGTTTCGAGTTCCAACAGCACGTCCCGCACGATGTCGACTTTAGGATTCTTTTGACTTTCCTTGACCTTTACAGGACTATGGTTGGATTTGTACTTTTCAAGCTCTACACCGACGAAAATCTTGtatatcctcctcctttggACGTCGAGCTCGATGAGCAAGGAGAGTCTGTCGGCGCATTCAGGCTTGTTGAGAGAAAGGCTGCTGAGGGTGCCGATGGCAAGACTCAGGTGTCTAAGAAGGCTGTCCGAAAAGCCATCAAGGGCATCAAGGCCGCTGGTGATGACGCTGATGTGGacatggatgaagaagctgaggaggcaaacgaggaagaggacgaggaattTGTGGAGCGACCTAGCAAGGCTCAAGAGGTTGACGACGTTGCTTCAGCTCCTCTCACTACTTACAACTCTCTTCTCGCCACTTCTTCTACCCCTGCCCGGCAaaaccttctcttctccccttACACCTTTTATCTTTCTCGAGAAACCTCTTCCAGAACTTGGGAATTCGTCGTCCGTGCCATGGGCGGCAAGGTCATCACCTCACTCACTGCTCCCACCCCAGCCGATGCCCCCAATGCCGACTCTATCACCCACGTTATCATCGACCGACCTATCACCGCcgagaggatgagggagatggaagctggTAGGAAATGGGTCTGGATCCAACCCCAGTGGGTTGCGGACTGTGTGAACAAACAAAAAATCATTAGCAGCGAAGGCTATGGCCCTggtcagcttcttccccctcatCTCAGTCCTTGGGACGGTGAGGGTGAGTTGTACAGGCCCTGgttggaagagcaaggtGAGAAGGCTGCcgagggcgaggaaggtgaggatgaggaggaagctgcCGAGCAGAATGAGGACGAGtctgaggatgaagaagaggaaggcaCGGAGGAAGTTGCCGCTGAATACCCTCCCGCTCTCCTCGCTGCCGCTCAGAACCCCTCAGAtgcttctctcctccacgCTGCTGAACTCGAAGCCGAGACCAACGGTGTTTCTCATTCTGCTTTCCGCGCTCAACTCAAAGAGGCCACCAAGGTTCACGCCAAGAAGGTTCCTGTCTctcagaaagagaagaagggagaggaggatttGAGGAAGATCATGAtgagcaacaagaaggcTAAGCTCTACGAAAAGATGCAGTACTCCAACCGCGAAAGggctgctgagaaggagaagctcgagaagaagagaagggctatcgagaagaggaaggccaAAGAGGCCAAGGCTTAG
- a CDS encoding malonic semialdehyde reductase, which yields MSVFNTSRLAGKTVLVTGASAGIGASTAELFAKCGSNVVLMARRADKLQAVKAKCEAAHKESGLKEGGKVVVIEADMQKNEHLDAIPGKLEGLEVDILVNNAGMVRGKEQVGDISDDDINVMFSTNVLGLIHLTQIFVRQFKQRNAGMIINLGSIAGREPYAGGSIYCATKHALAAFTGSLLRELVNTPIRVCEVQPGMVETEFSIVRFRGDKDAADAVYKGIQPLVAQDIAEEIVWCASRPAHVNIAQLFVMPVNQATPTLAHRSS from the exons ATGTCTGTATTCAATACCTCTCG ATTGGCTGGTAAAACTG TCCTTGTGACTGGTGCCTCTGCCGGCATCGGCGCCTCAACCGCCGAACTCTTCGCCAAATGCGGGTCCAATGTCGTCCTCATGGCTCGACGAGCGGACAAGCTTCAAGCAGTGAAAGCCAAATGTGAAGCTGCCCACAAAGAGTCTGGATTAAAGGAGGGCGGTAAAGTGGTCGTTATCGAAGCGGACATGCAGAAGAATGAGCACTTGGATGCGATCCCCGGTAAGCTTGAAGGCTTGGAAGTTGACAT TCTTGTCAACAATGCTGGTATGGTAAGAGGTAAAGAACAAGTGGGAG ACATCT CCGACGATGACATCAATGTGATGTTCTCAACCAACG TCCTTGGTCTCATTCACTTGACTCAGATCTTTGTTCGTCAATTCAAGCAACGAAACGCTGGCATGATTATCAACCTCGGTTCTATTGCAGGTCGTGAACCTTACGCTGGCGGCTCCATCTACTGCGCTACCAAGCATGCCCTTGCTGCTTTCACCGGCAGTTTATTGAGAGAACTTGTCAACACCCCCATCAGAGTCTGTGAGGTTCAACCGGGTATGGTGGAGACAGAGTTCTCCATTGTCAGGTTCAGGGGCGACAAGGACGCTGCTGATGCCGTTTACAAGGGGATTCAGCCCT TGGTTGCTCAGGATATCGCCGAAGAAATAGTTTGGTGTGCCTCTAGGCCTGCGCATGTCAATATTGCGCAACTTT tCGTCATGCCCGTCAACCAAGCCACACCTACTCTTGCTCATCGAAGTTCTTAA